A window from Candidatus Rokuibacteriota bacterium encodes these proteins:
- a CDS encoding cytochrome c3 family protein, protein MRHRTLGLCAVALAGLVLITSITFAGLIAKERDNRFCFACHLHEEKFKRFTSVPFTDLSGPHHAERVRCIDCHGGADVVMRLRVWSLAAVDTGKFLVGRYREPDHMRLQLRPKECTQCHTPILKRQPALTAEQEEALEGRAGNAYHAIRPHDAVRTTCVQCHTSHTTDGDPKAQFVARKRVEPICRECHKTLGE, encoded by the coding sequence GTGCGCCACCGCACCCTCGGATTGTGCGCTGTCGCCCTGGCGGGGCTCGTGCTGATCACGAGCATCACATTCGCCGGCCTGATCGCCAAGGAGCGAGACAACCGCTTCTGCTTTGCCTGCCACCTGCACGAGGAGAAGTTCAAGCGCTTCACCTCGGTCCCCTTCACCGACCTCAGCGGCCCGCACCACGCCGAGCGCGTGCGCTGCATCGACTGCCACGGCGGGGCCGACGTGGTGATGCGCCTGCGCGTGTGGTCCCTCGCGGCCGTAGATACGGGCAAGTTCCTCGTGGGGCGCTATCGCGAGCCCGACCACATGAGGCTCCAGCTCCGCCCGAAGGAGTGCACCCAGTGCCACACCCCGATCCTCAAGCGCCAGCCGGCGCTCACGGCCGAGCAAGAGGAGGCGCTGGAGGGGCGCGCGGGCAACGCGTACCACGCGATTCGGCCCCACGACGCTGTCCGGACAACCTGCGTGCAGTGTCACACCTCGCACACGACGGACGGCGACCCCAAGGCCCAGTTCGTTGCCCGGAAGCGCGTGGAGCCGATCTGCCGCGAATGCCACAAGACCCTCGGGGAGTGA